Genomic window (Nevskiales bacterium):
CTCGATGCTGTCGTCTTCGATGCTGGAGCGGTGCGGCAGCAGGTTCTCCTCCACACCGACCAGGAACACGTGGTCGAATTCCAGGCCCTTGGCCGCGTGCAGGGTCATCAGCTGGACCTCGTTGCCGGTCTCGCTGCCCGCGTCGCGGCGCTCGATCAGGTCGAGCAGGCCCAGATGTGCGACCACGCCGGCCAGGTCCTTGCCGCCGCCGGCCTCCGAGCCCATGCGCTCGAGCCATTCGACCAGTTCGAGCACGTTGGCGGCGCGCTTCTCGCCGACGCGGCGGTCCTTCTCCGAGGTCCTGAGCCAGTCCAGGTAATCGCAGTCCTGCAGCAGCTGGCGCGCGACCGCGGCCGGCGGCTCGTGCTCGGCGCGGCGCGCGAGGCCCTCGCACCAGCGGGTGAAGTCCGCCAGCGCGCGGGCGCTGCGCTCGGGTAGGCGCGCCAGCGCGCCGATCTCCTGCGCCGCGGCGAACAGGCTCTTGTGCCGGGACTGCGCGTGCTCGCCGAGTTTCTCCAGCGTGGTGGGGCCGAGCTCGCGGCGCGGCGTGTTGATCACGCGCAGGAAGGCCGTGTCGTCGTCCGGGTTGACCAGCAGGCGCAGGTAGGCGAGCACGTCGCGCACCTCGGCCTTGTCGAAGAACGACTGCCCGCCGCTCAGGCGGTAGGCGATGTTGCGTTCGCGCAGCACGCGTTCGAAGGCGCGCGCCTGGTGGTTGCTGCGGTACAGGATGGCGTAGGTGGGCATGTCCGGCGGATTCGTTCCGTCACCCCGGCGCAGGCCGGAATGACGGGGAGATGTATGGCCCCTGCGGATGCGATGCGACACCAGCTCGGTGACGATGCGCTCGGCCTCGTCCTCGGCGTCGCGGCAGGGCAGGATGCGCAGCCGTTCGCCGTCGCCCAGCGCGCTCCACAGGGTTTTCTCGAACAGGCGCGGGTTCCCGCGGATCAGGCAGTTGGCGGCGTTGAGGATGCGGCCGCAGGAGCGGTAGTTCTGCTCCAGCTTGATGATCGTGAGCTGCGAGTAGTCGGCGCACAGCTGGCCGATGTTCTCCGGGCGCGCGCCGCGCCAGGCATAGATCGACTGGTCGTCGTCGCCGACCACGGTGAAGTGCGGCTCGGTGCCGACCAGCAGCCGCAGCAGCTCGTACTGCGTGGCGTTGGTGTCCTGGTACTCGTCCACCAGCCAGTAGCGCAGCTGCGCCTGCCACCGCGCGCGCACCTCGGCGTGTTGCGCGAACAGCTGCACCGGCAGGCGCAACAGGTCGTCGAAGTCCACGGCGTTATAGGCCTTCAGGTGGCGCTGGTACTCGCCGTACAGCCGCGCGAGCGCGGCCTCGCCCTCGCTCTCGGCCCGTGCCTGGGCCGTATTCGGCTCCAGCAGCTCGCCCTTCAGGCGCGAGATCGTGGCCTGGGCGCGATCGAGGAAGGCGCTGTCGCGGCCGTCGGGATGCAGGCTCTTGAGCAGCTTGCGGCTGTCCTCGGCGTCGAAGATGGAAAAGCCCGGCTTGTAGCCCAGCGCCCGGCACTCGCGCTGCAGGATGCGCAGGCCGAGGCTGTGGAAGGTGCAGACCGTCAGCCCCGCGAGCCGGTCGGCCGGCAGCAGTGCAGTCACGCGGGATTGCATCTCGCGTGCGGCTTTGTTGGTGAAGGTGACCGCGGCGATTTCGCCGGCCGCGTAGCCGGCGCGCGCGATGAGGTGGGCGATCTTGTGGGCGATGACGCCGGTCTTGCCGCTGCCCGCGCCGGCGAGCACCAGGAGCGGCCCGCGCACGTGTTCAACAGCCTGTTTTTGTTGTGGATTGAGTGCTGTTGGCACGCCGCTTGCCTTATCTTGGAGCACGGCTGGAGCAGCAGTGCCGATG
Coding sequences:
- a CDS encoding UvrD-helicase domain-containing protein, which produces MLQDKASGVPTALNPQQKQAVEHVRGPLLVLAGAGSGKTGVIAHKIAHLIARAGYAAGEIAAVTFTNKAAREMQSRVTALLPADRLAGLTVCTFHSLGLRILQRECRALGYKPGFSIFDAEDSRKLLKSLHPDGRDSAFLDRAQATISRLKGELLEPNTAQARAESEGEAALARLYGEYQRHLKAYNAVDFDDLLRLPVQLFAQHAEVRARWQAQLRYWLVDEYQDTNATQYELLRLLVGTEPHFTVVGDDDQSIYAWRGARPENIGQLCADYSQLTIIKLEQNYRSCGRILNAANCLIRGNPRLFEKTLWSALGDGERLRILPCRDAEDEAERIVTELVSHRIRRGHTSPRHSGLRRGDGTNPPDMPTYAILYRSNHQARAFERVLRERNIAYRLSGGQSFFDKAEVRDVLAYLRLLVNPDDDTAFLRVINTPRRELGPTTLEKLGEHAQSRHKSLFAAAQEIGALARLPERSARALADFTRWCEGLARRAEHEPPAAVARQLLQDCDYLDWLRTSEKDRRVGEKRAANVLELVEWLERMGSEAGGGKDLAGVVAHLGLLDLIERRDAGSETGNEVQLMTLHAAKGLEFDHVFLVGVEENLLPHRSSIEDDSIEEERRLLYVGITRARRSLTLSYCTTRKGRGETVVCQPSRFLQELPLDEIHWEGAEQNPAKPADPREIGRAHLAGLKQLLGEA